A genomic window from Corallincola holothuriorum includes:
- the cobA gene encoding uroporphyrinogen-III C-methyltransferase codes for MMGNKIIALNNETRALKQQSTPSKSASSQGKVWLVGSGPGDAELLTVKALRIIQQADLILYDALVSDEIRALFPEQTAALFVGKSKNHHSISQSALNELLVTKAAEGFNICRLKGGDPFIFGRGGEEALTLRKIGVDVEIVPGITAASGCTSYAGIPLTHRGMAQACTFITAHGETGLNLDWHALARPAQTLVIYMGLSKLPDIRRELSYHGMPTNTPAALISNGCRPEQQTVIGTLETLPELAKQHQLPSPTLVVIGEVVTLAPALNWFNTLIESEQHELSA; via the coding sequence ATGATGGGAAATAAGATTATCGCGCTGAACAATGAAACAAGAGCGCTTAAGCAGCAGTCAACTCCATCAAAGTCAGCATCTTCGCAAGGTAAAGTCTGGTTGGTCGGCTCGGGCCCAGGTGACGCTGAACTACTAACAGTTAAAGCTCTGCGCATTATTCAACAAGCAGACCTAATTCTCTACGATGCGCTGGTCAGCGATGAAATTAGGGCGTTGTTTCCAGAACAAACCGCTGCGCTGTTTGTCGGCAAATCGAAAAATCATCATAGTATCAGCCAGTCGGCACTAAACGAGTTGTTAGTCACTAAGGCGGCTGAAGGATTTAACATCTGCCGTCTTAAAGGAGGCGACCCGTTTATATTTGGTCGTGGCGGTGAAGAAGCCTTAACCCTGCGCAAGATTGGCGTTGATGTAGAGATCGTGCCAGGTATCACTGCGGCATCGGGCTGCACCAGCTATGCAGGTATCCCACTCACTCACCGCGGTATGGCACAAGCTTGTACCTTTATTACCGCCCACGGTGAAACCGGACTTAACCTCGATTGGCATGCCCTTGCCCGCCCGGCACAAACGCTAGTTATCTATATGGGGCTAAGCAAACTTCCTGATATTCGCCGTGAACTGTCTTATCACGGTATGCCAACCAACACGCCGGCCGCTTTGATTTCCAATGGCTGCCGTCCAGAACAACAAACCGTTATAGGCACATTAGAAACGTTGCCCGAATTGGCAAAGCAACACCAGTTGCCATCTCCAACATTGGTCGTTATTGGCGAGGTAGTTACGTTAGCCCCTGCCCTTAACTGGTTTAACACTTTAATCGAATCAGAACAGCACGAGCTGTCAGCATAA
- a CDS encoding nitrate reductase codes for MTNDWVKTTCPYCGVGCGVEANADESGKVTIRGDKSHPANYGKLCSKGLALGDTVVPTGRLTHPYQDGQRINWQQALNTVAKQFRDTIDAHGPDSVALYVSGQLLTEDYYVANKLMKGYVGSANIDTNSRLCMSSAVAGHKRAFGTDTVPGCYQDFEVADLLVLVGSNLAWCHPILFQRVKQAKLDRPNMKIIVIDPRVTDTCDIADLHLPIKPGSDVLLFNALLAYLAANDHQDPEYLSKYTEGAEQALHAAHADQGDLGDLQQIATKLGIDNAKLTEFMALFAATEKVTTVYSQGVNQSTSGVDKVNAIINCHLLTGRIGRPGMGPFSITGQPNAMGGREVGGLANMLAAHMEFTDDAIARVQTFWDSPTMATEPGAKAVDLFNKMEQGEIKAVWIMATNPVVSLPDADRVKAALQKCDFVVVSDCIADTDTTRLANVLLPARGWSEKSGTVTNSERRISRQRAIVPPAGEAMADWWIICEVAKRMGYKQGFNFSHEGEIFAEHAQLSGYENDGSRDFDISAFSNMSNEEFDALTPFQWPMITKGDISLHKRFFAEGNFYTPNRRARLIPVKHRQPAQDVSDNYPLVLNSGRIRDQWHTMTRTGLASKLNAHLPEPFISIHPDTAKQFGLEKEGLANVESHHGSALVRVETSARMRQGEIFMPIHWTGVTSSRARVGALVSPEVDPTSGQPEFKHTPVKVSPWFRQSEALLLTTDDTPIHETEYWVNQRVEQGILYRMASLQGSDTVAGLLQARMQPFIGEQKLSFIDTATGSYRYAVLKEGRLLGCYIVGKRLQRDDYDWLATLLDKPLGSEAMRSIMSGKAQGSLAAGRTVCACKQVGYKTLCAAVKNGATDLDALQCETTAGTGCGSCVPELKEIIQDCAFEEVT; via the coding sequence ATGACCAACGACTGGGTGAAAACAACCTGCCCATACTGTGGCGTCGGGTGTGGCGTTGAAGCCAATGCAGATGAATCGGGTAAGGTCACTATTCGCGGTGACAAATCCCACCCAGCGAATTATGGAAAGCTGTGTTCTAAAGGACTCGCGCTAGGCGACACGGTTGTACCCACCGGGCGCTTAACGCACCCCTATCAAGATGGTCAGCGTATTAACTGGCAACAGGCACTGAATACGGTAGCGAAGCAGTTTCGCGATACGATAGATGCCCACGGGCCAGACTCTGTCGCGCTCTATGTGTCCGGCCAGTTGCTCACCGAAGACTACTACGTCGCCAACAAATTGATGAAAGGCTACGTTGGCTCAGCCAACATCGATACCAATAGCCGACTTTGCATGTCATCTGCGGTGGCGGGGCATAAGCGTGCATTTGGTACTGACACTGTACCTGGTTGTTATCAGGATTTTGAAGTGGCAGATCTACTTGTGCTGGTTGGTTCGAATTTAGCCTGGTGTCACCCCATCCTGTTTCAGCGGGTAAAGCAGGCCAAGTTAGACAGGCCAAACATGAAGATCATTGTGATCGATCCACGGGTAACAGATACCTGCGATATCGCCGATCTACACTTGCCGATCAAGCCCGGCAGCGATGTCTTACTGTTCAATGCATTACTGGCTTATCTGGCAGCGAACGATCATCAAGATCCTGAGTATCTTTCCAAATATACCGAAGGGGCCGAGCAGGCACTGCACGCCGCCCATGCCGATCAGGGCGATTTGGGTGATTTACAACAAATCGCCACAAAGTTAGGTATAGATAACGCTAAGTTGACCGAATTTATGGCGCTGTTTGCTGCCACAGAAAAAGTCACCACCGTATATTCTCAAGGCGTAAACCAGTCCACCAGTGGCGTGGATAAAGTCAACGCGATCATCAATTGTCATCTGTTAACGGGTCGTATCGGACGCCCCGGCATGGGCCCGTTTTCGATTACCGGTCAGCCTAATGCGATGGGTGGACGCGAAGTGGGTGGACTGGCCAATATGCTGGCTGCCCATATGGAGTTTACTGACGATGCCATTGCACGGGTGCAGACGTTTTGGGATTCGCCGACAATGGCCACAGAGCCAGGTGCCAAAGCGGTCGATCTGTTTAATAAGATGGAACAAGGCGAGATCAAAGCGGTTTGGATCATGGCGACTAACCCTGTCGTCAGCTTGCCCGATGCCGATCGCGTAAAGGCTGCGCTACAGAAGTGTGATTTTGTGGTCGTATCGGACTGCATAGCAGATACAGATACCACCCGTTTAGCCAATGTATTGTTACCGGCGCGCGGTTGGTCAGAAAAATCAGGTACAGTCACCAACTCAGAGCGGCGAATTTCGCGGCAGCGCGCTATTGTACCGCCAGCAGGTGAAGCCATGGCCGATTGGTGGATCATCTGTGAAGTCGCCAAACGCATGGGATATAAACAAGGGTTTAACTTCTCCCACGAAGGCGAGATATTTGCCGAGCATGCACAGCTGTCTGGATATGAAAACGACGGTTCGCGCGACTTCGATATCAGCGCTTTCAGTAATATGAGTAACGAAGAGTTTGATGCACTGACGCCGTTCCAATGGCCGATGATAACGAAAGGCGACATCAGTCTACATAAACGCTTTTTTGCTGAAGGAAATTTCTACACGCCAAACCGCCGTGCCCGGCTTATTCCAGTTAAGCATCGACAACCGGCGCAAGATGTCAGCGACAACTATCCACTGGTATTGAATAGTGGGCGTATTCGCGACCAATGGCATACCATGACGCGTACAGGCTTAGCATCTAAGCTGAACGCCCACTTGCCAGAGCCATTTATATCGATCCACCCTGATACCGCGAAACAGTTTGGCTTGGAAAAGGAAGGCCTCGCCAATGTGGAAAGTCACCACGGCAGCGCATTAGTACGGGTAGAAACATCCGCGCGTATGCGTCAGGGTGAGATTTTTATGCCGATCCACTGGACCGGCGTTACCTCATCTAGAGCTCGGGTTGGCGCACTGGTGTCACCGGAAGTGGACCCCACATCCGGCCAACCAGAATTCAAACATACACCAGTAAAAGTCAGCCCTTGGTTTCGTCAAAGTGAAGCCTTGTTACTCACCACGGATGACACTCCCATCCATGAAACGGAATATTGGGTCAACCAACGCGTCGAGCAGGGCATTCTCTATCGCATGGCCAGCCTGCAAGGTAGTGATACCGTCGCCGGTTTGTTGCAAGCGCGCATGCAACCCTTTATCGGCGAGCAAAAGCTTAGCTTCATTGATACTGCGACGGGCAGTTATCGCTACGCCGTATTAAAAGAGGGACGCTTGTTGGGCTGCTATATCGTTGGTAAACGCCTGCAACGAGACGACTATGACTGGTTAGCCACGCTGCTAGATAAGCCTCTGGGCAGCGAAGCGATGCGCAGTATTATGAGCGGTAAAGCACAAGGCTCACTGGCAGCAGGACGCACTGTGTGCGCTTGTAAGCAGGTGGGCTATAAAACGCTTTGTGCCGCAGTAAAAAATGGCGCGACTGATCTTGATGCGCTGCAGTGTGAAACCACTGCGGGTACAGGGTGCGGCTCATGTGTACCAGAGCTGAAAGAGATTATTCAGGATTGTGCATTTGAAGAGGTGACGTAA